A single genomic interval of Demequina sp. NBRC 110054 harbors:
- the rpsI gene encoding 30S ribosomal protein S9, protein MADVTTDVDNETPTEYTTETAVERGKGTSEIAPGAGLGRRKEAVARVRLVPGTGKWVLNGRDLENYFPNKVHQQLVNEPFALLDIEGKFDVHARIHGGGPSGQAGALRLGVARALNEIDIETNRPALKKAGFLTRDARAVERKKAGLKKARRAPQYSKR, encoded by the coding sequence ATGGCAGATGTGACGACCGACGTCGATAACGAGACCCCCACCGAGTACACGACCGAGACCGCCGTCGAGCGCGGCAAGGGCACCTCGGAGATCGCCCCCGGCGCCGGCCTCGGCCGCCGCAAGGAGGCCGTCGCCCGCGTTCGCCTGGTGCCCGGCACCGGCAAGTGGGTCCTCAACGGCCGCGACCTCGAGAACTACTTCCCGAACAAGGTGCACCAGCAGCTCGTCAACGAGCCGTTCGCGCTCCTCGACATCGAGGGCAAGTTCGACGTGCACGCCCGTATCCACGGTGGCGGCCCCTCGGGTCAGGCCGGTGCGCTGCGCCTCGGCGTGGCCCGTGCCCTCAACGAGATCGACATCGAGACCAACCGCCCGGCGCTCAAGAAGGCGGGCTTCCTGACCCGTGACGCCCGTGCGGTGGAGCGCAAGAAGGCCGGCCTCAAGAAGGCCCGTCGCGCCCCGCAGTACTCGAAGCGCTAA